One window of Lytechinus variegatus isolate NC3 chromosome 2, Lvar_3.0, whole genome shotgun sequence genomic DNA carries:
- the LOC121409335 gene encoding protein PLANT CADMIUM RESISTANCE 3-like gives MGEWSNGICGCFSNIGMCIFTYVLPCYTQGKLAESLGDDCLLCGIALLVPIVNIYARLTTRGKVRANKGIEGGILGDLLCVCCCPFCALMQESLEMSVSTPLGAGESIARS, from the coding sequence ATGGGCGAATGGAGCAATGGCATCTGTGGCTGCTTCAGCAACATTGGCATGTGCATCTTCACCTATGTTCTACCTTGCTATACCCAAGGAAAGTTGGCGGAATCTTTGGGAGATGACTGCCTCCTCTGTGGAATAGCTCTGCTTGTTCCCATCGTCAACATCTACGCCCGTCTCACCACCCGCGGGAAGGTTCGAGCTAACAAGGGCATAGAAGGGGGCATTCTTGGCGATTTGCTCTGTGTTTGCTGCTGTCCATTCTGTGCCCTCATGCAAGAAAGCTTGGAGATGTCTGTTTCAACCCCTCTGGGAGCTGGAGAATCTATTGCCCGCTCATAA